A portion of the Marinobacter alexandrii genome contains these proteins:
- a CDS encoding outer membrane protein transport protein encodes MKIKLRIFLLSFLGYSVISSAQYFQDAYRFSQTNYGIGSTARMQGIGGAQIALGGDISSAISNPAGLGFFNKSVFVVTPSIDFIDANTEYDIFSSDDILNQGSEETFKNNFNFANIGTVINFGKGRFTNDKFKGGSLALSLSRNNTYHLTRSYEGPNGFNSIVDNILLEAGSQNSDDLSELGFAAFDQFIVTPITDGNGNVQSYDAFVGGFPVQSETIKETGSHYQFNLAWGGNYDDKLYFGGGMGVQVLNYKQQRNYREFDFLLDGNDVDSLNAINIDDQVSVRGTGVNFNFGAIYRPVSFLTIGASYTSPSFLSLDEESFIDLEADWDAGSTYTETVDGETVTYDLANIDPYQSNLFVNNYKLKTPAKIGVGAALFIGKSGFLTGDLEFIDYGSANLNSDDFSTTEDNDVINDTYESVMNLRFGGEYRFDSFRLRAGYAFFPDPIKDSNLQDRTSISFGFGYRTFDYFLDFAIASSTTQQQAVPYFILNDQPVATTDIRNTSVSITFGLNF; translated from the coding sequence TTCTAGGCTATTCGGTTATATCCAGTGCGCAATACTTCCAGGATGCATACAGATTTAGCCAAACGAACTACGGTATCGGAAGTACGGCTAGAATGCAGGGGATAGGGGGTGCTCAGATCGCTCTTGGAGGAGACATCAGTTCCGCGATTTCAAACCCAGCGGGTTTAGGGTTTTTTAATAAGAGTGTTTTTGTCGTAACTCCCTCGATAGATTTTATTGATGCGAATACAGAATACGATATCTTTTCGTCTGATGATATTCTTAATCAAGGTTCTGAAGAAACGTTTAAGAATAACTTCAACTTTGCTAATATCGGTACAGTTATAAATTTTGGTAAAGGCCGTTTTACAAATGATAAATTCAAAGGCGGCTCTTTAGCGCTTTCGCTTAGCAGAAATAACACTTATCATCTTACCAGAAGTTATGAAGGTCCAAATGGATTCAATTCCATAGTAGATAATATTTTATTGGAAGCAGGTTCTCAGAATTCAGATGACTTAAGTGAGCTTGGATTTGCGGCTTTTGATCAATTTATTGTCACGCCAATAACCGACGGGAATGGAAATGTTCAATCTTACGATGCTTTTGTAGGTGGTTTTCCTGTTCAAAGTGAGACAATAAAAGAAACAGGCTCTCACTACCAGTTTAATCTGGCTTGGGGTGGCAACTATGATGATAAGCTCTATTTCGGAGGAGGAATGGGCGTACAAGTCTTAAATTATAAACAACAAAGAAATTATCGAGAATTCGACTTTTTGTTGGATGGTAATGATGTGGATTCTCTTAATGCAATTAACATCGACGATCAAGTTAGTGTAAGAGGGACAGGAGTTAATTTCAATTTTGGCGCTATTTACAGACCTGTAAGTTTTCTAACTATTGGCGCTAGCTATACTTCACCTTCATTTTTATCGCTAGACGAAGAAAGCTTCATTGATTTAGAGGCAGATTGGGATGCAGGAAGTACATATACAGAAACTGTGGATGGAGAAACTGTAACGTACGATTTAGCGAATATTGATCCATATCAAAGTAATCTATTTGTTAATAATTATAAATTAAAAACTCCTGCCAAAATTGGAGTAGGAGCTGCTTTATTTATTGGGAAAAGTGGCTTTTTAACTGGCGATCTTGAATTTATTGATTATGGAAGTGCAAATCTTAATTCTGATGATTTCTCTACGACTGAAGACAATGATGTGATTAATGATACCTATGAATCTGTCATGAATTTAAGATTCGGGGGTGAATATCGCTTTGATAGCTTTAGACTTAGAGCTGGCTATGCTTTTTTCCCTGATCCAATAAAGGACTCAAACCTTCAAGATAGAACAAGTATAAGTTTTGGGTTTGGTTACAGAACTTTCGATTATTTCTTAGATTTTGCAATAGCTTCTAGCACTACTCAACAACAGGCTGTTCCTTATTTTATTCTAAACGATCAGCCAGTAGCAACTACAGATATTAGAAACACATCCGTGTCGATAACATTCGGACTAAACTTCTAA
- a CDS encoding shikimate kinase → MSQKVFLIGLPGAGKTTMGLDLAVHLGLQFVDLDQDIEKDTKQSINEIFEQKGEAYFRQLEKLNLEKIIAGLDSFVMATGGGTPCFFNNLESMQKAGVTIFINTPIEQIESRVKLDTSRPLMKSITLSDLLQRRKGWYNQADHTIQEYKEIIKLF, encoded by the coding sequence GTGAGTCAAAAAGTCTTTTTAATAGGTTTACCAGGCGCAGGAAAAACCACTATGGGATTGGATCTTGCGGTTCATTTAGGACTTCAATTTGTTGATCTTGATCAGGACATTGAAAAGGATACTAAGCAATCTATCAATGAGATCTTTGAGCAAAAGGGCGAAGCTTATTTTAGACAGCTTGAGAAGTTAAATTTAGAAAAAATCATAGCGGGATTGGATTCGTTTGTGATGGCAACAGGAGGTGGTACTCCTTGCTTTTTTAACAACTTAGAATCAATGCAAAAGGCAGGAGTCACGATTTTCATAAATACTCCAATTGAACAAATTGAAAGCCGCGTTAAACTTGATACTTCACGACCATTGATGAAGTCTATCACACTCTCCGATCTACTTCAAAGAAGGAAAGGATGGTACAATCAGGCAGATCATACCATCCAGGAATACAAAGAAATTATTAAGCTTTTTTAG
- a CDS encoding BT_3928 family protein produces the protein MKIIKEFARYIVGALFIFSGIIKVNDPVGTAIKLEEYFQVFASDIAPFFEWFVPAALFLSVVLSVLEVVLGVALIIGYRMRLTAWVLLAMIVFFTFLTFYSAYFNKVTDCGCFGDAIKLTPWQSFYKDIILLVLIAVIFWKRGDYKLLLSTKMSEIKVAGTTIVMIVLAIYAIQHLPFIDFRAYKIGNHLPTLMQNSEPLKYIYIMKKDGEKFEFEVYPSEEGYEYVDARLVNPDAAAKITDLNVWQGDDDYTDQLLSGIKLVIIIHQIEKTSLDEIDRLRNLTYNNPRFDPWILTSSGYEKFEAFRHANQLAAPYFFADATVLKTMVRSNPGVLLLKDGVVLAKWHYNDTPLADDVIEILNRQ, from the coding sequence ATGAAGATAATCAAGGAATTTGCGCGCTATATAGTAGGTGCTCTTTTCATTTTTTCAGGTATCATCAAAGTAAATGACCCTGTAGGTACAGCAATTAAGCTTGAAGAATATTTTCAAGTTTTCGCGTCAGATATTGCTCCATTCTTTGAATGGTTTGTACCAGCTGCGCTTTTCTTAAGTGTTGTTCTTAGTGTTTTGGAAGTTGTTCTTGGGGTAGCTCTAATAATTGGCTATAGAATGAGGCTAACAGCATGGGTGCTTCTAGCCATGATCGTGTTCTTCACGTTTCTTACTTTTTATTCGGCTTACTTCAATAAAGTAACAGACTGTGGGTGCTTTGGTGATGCTATCAAGCTAACACCATGGCAATCATTTTATAAAGATATTATTCTACTAGTTCTAATAGCTGTGATTTTCTGGAAGAGGGGTGATTACAAGTTATTGCTAAGTACCAAGATGAGTGAAATCAAAGTAGCAGGTACTACAATAGTTATGATTGTGTTGGCTATCTACGCTATTCAACACTTACCTTTCATTGATTTCAGAGCTTATAAAATTGGTAATCACTTACCTACATTGATGCAGAATTCAGAGCCACTGAAGTACATCTACATCATGAAGAAGGATGGTGAAAAATTTGAATTTGAAGTCTACCCATCAGAGGAAGGATATGAGTATGTTGACGCTAGGTTGGTTAATCCTGATGCAGCAGCAAAGATTACGGACCTGAATGTATGGCAAGGAGATGATGATTATACCGATCAACTCCTTTCCGGAATAAAATTGGTTATCATTATTCATCAAATTGAAAAAACATCGCTGGACGAAATAGACCGGTTAAGAAACCTCACCTATAACAATCCAAGATTTGATCCCTGGATTTTGACATCTTCAGGTTACGAGAAGTTTGAAGCATTTAGACATGCCAATCAGCTAGCCGCTCCTTACTTTTTTGCTGATGCGACCGTCCTCAAAACCATGGTACGATCGAATCCTGGCGTTTTACTTTTAAAAGATGGAGTTGTTTTAGCTAAGTGGCATTATAATGACACTCCTTTAGCCGATGATGTTATAGAAATATTGAACCGTCAGTGA